The region ATTCCTTTGAAGTGGATCAGGAGGAAAAGACAGGTGCTTTTAGCTTCCGTTTTACTTCAGAAATAAGTTCAGGATCACAACTCCTAATAAATTCTTTGGTATTCGGATTACAGGATATTGAAGAGGAATATGGAGAACCATATATTAAAATCCGATTTAAGGAGGTGTAAGTAATGTTAAGAATGAACCTTCAATTTTTCGCTCATAAAAAGGGTGTTGGTTCTACCAAGAACGGCAGAGATTCCGAGTCTAAGAGATTAGGTGCCAAGAGAGCTGACGGACAGTTTGTGTTAGCTGGCAATATTCTTTACAGACAGCGTGGAACTCACATTCATCCAGGCATCAACGTAGGCCGCGGCGGTGATGATACATTATTCGCTTTAGTGGATGGCGTTGTAAGATTTGAGAGAAAAGGCAGAGACAAAAAGCAGGTTTCTGTTTATCCAAAAGCAATTAACGAATAATTGGACCGGCTTCATACCTTAAACGTATGGAGCCGTTTTTTACGATACAGGGCTGTTCCGGCTGCCTGTATTTAAAATTCGCTGCTCATGCTCAATTTAGGGTTGAACCCTTTAACAAGGGGGCTTAACCCCTTAAAGAAAAGGGTTAAACCCTAATTTTAAACAAAAAAATACCCTGTGGGAATATTCTAATACCCGATAAAACAGGGAGACTCTGCCCGGATGCATGGGCAGGAAAAAGAAAGGGAACAGGTGAATGAATGTTTGCCGATAGAGCAAAAATATTTATTAGATCAGGAAAAGGCGGTGACGGACATGTCAGCTTCCGGAGAGAACTTTATGTTCCGTGCGGCGGTCCTGACGGTGGTGACGGCGGCCGTGGCGGAGATATTATTTTTGAAGTGGATGAAGGCCTTAACACGTTAAGTGATTTCCGTCATATCCACAAATATGCCGCTCAGGATGGAGAATCCGGCGGAAAACGCCGTTGTCATGGAAAAGACGGCGGGGATCTGGTGATCAAGGTTCCGGAAGGCACCGTCATTAAAGATTTTGAATCCGGGAAAGTTATTGCTGATATGTCCGGTGAGAACCGCCGGGAGGTTATTTTAAAGGGCGGTAAAGGAGGCCAGGGGAATATGCATTATGCCACTCCTACCATGCAGGCCCCTAAATATGCACAGCCTGGACAGGCTTCCCAGGAGTTATGGGTACAGCTTGAGTTAAAAGTCATAGCTGATGTAGGATTGGTAGGCTTCCCAAATGTAGGAAAGTCCACACTTCTTTCCAGAGTCAGCAACGCAAGACCAAAGATTGCCAATTACCATTTTACCACTTTAAACCCGCATTTGGGGGTTGTGGATGTGGATGGAGGAAAAGGCTTTGTTATGGCTGATATCCCAGGGCTTATTGAGGGTGCATCCCAGGGGGTTGGTTTGGGACATGATTTTCTCCGCCATATTGAACGGACAAGAGTTCTGGTTCACGTTGTGGATGCGGCATCTACAGAGGGAAGGGATCCGATTGCGGATATCCATGCAATCAATAAGGAGCTGGAAGCGTATAATCCGGAACTGTTAAAGCGCCCTCAGGTGATAGCAGCCAATAAAACGGATGCGATTTACCCTGACGGAGAGGATCCGGTGGAAAGGCTCAAGGCAGAGTTTGAACCTCAGGGTGTTAAAGTTTATCCAATATCTGCAGTGAGCGGTAAGGGCGTAAAAGAACTGTTATATGCCATTTATGAACTGCTGCAGACCGTAAATTTAAGTCCTATCATATTTGAAAAAGAATTTGATGTAAAGAACCTGGCCGATGCTCTGCTTCCTTATTCCGTTGAAGTGACTGAGGATGGAGTCTACGTGGTAGAAGGTCCCCGCATAGAAAAAATGTTAGGCTATACGAATCTGGAATCGGAAAAAGGCTTCAGCTTTTTCCAGAAATTCTTAAAGGAAAACGGTATTTTAGAAGAACTGGAACAGGCGGGAATTGAAGAAGGGGATACGGTCCGCATGTATGGTCTTGAATTTGACTACTACAAATAGTAACGAGGAGAATAATATGACAAGTAAGCAGAGATCCTATTTAAAGGGATTGGCGATGAATATAGATCCGATCTTTCAGATTGGAAAATCCAGCCTGACTCCAGAGATTACCAATGCGGTAGCGGAGGCGCTGGAAGCCAGAGAATTAATAAAGATTACTGTACTCAAAAATTGTCTGGATGAAATCAACAGCCTTGCGGGGGTGTTGTCTGAGAGGACCCATTCCCAGGTTGTTCAGGTAATCGGAAGAAAGATCGTCCTTTATAAGCAGGCAAAAGAAGAAAATAAGAGGAAGATCGCGCTTCCTAAATAATCTTGCTTTATTTTTAGGTCAGGGAGTGGTAGATTATGGGTAAAATTGGCATTATGGGCGGTACCTTTGACCCGGTCCACAATGGGCATTTAATGATTGGAGAACAGGCATATAAGGAATATGGCTTACTGGAAGTCTGGTATATGCCTTCCGGGCATCCCCCTCATAAAAAAAACCGTAATGTAACAGAACCGGCTACGCGCCTTGCCATGACAAAACTTGCTGTGAACGCTCATAAAGGTTTTGTATGTTCGGATTTTGAGGTAAATCGGATCGGATATACGTATACGGCTCAGACATTAAGATTACTGCACGAAGCATATCCGGAGCATTCCTTTTACTTTATTATCGGAGCAGATTCTTTATATGAGATTGAGAACTGGTATGAGCCAGATCAGGTGCTTGCCCAGGCAGTTATACTGACCGCCCGGCGGGAATATGAGGAAGCGGACCGTTCCATGGACCGTCAGATTGCTTATCTGTCCTCTAAATATGAGGCGGATATCCGTATACTCCACTGTGGGGAAATGGATATCTCTTCTGCGGAGCTGCGCCGTTTGGTTGCCAAGGGTGAATCCATAGCGGCCTATGTGCCGGAAGAGGTCGCAGCGTATATTAAAACCCACGGTTTATATCAGGAGTTGGAACCATGAAAAATCTAATCTTAGAGTTGAGAAATGATTTAAAGGGGAGATTAACCCCTTCCAGATTTGAGCATACGGTCAGTGTATCTTTTATCTGCACCGCATTGGCGATGCGCTACGGATGCGACTTGAAAAAAGCGGAGCTGGCCGGTTTGCTTCATGACTGTGCCAAGCCTTATGGAGATGATGAGATCATCAGAAAATGCAGAAAACAGGATCTTCCTCTAACGGACGATGAATTAAAGGCTCCGGTGGTGCTTCATGCGAAATATGGGGCATGGCTGGCAGAGCATAAATATGGTATCAATGACAGAGAAATCACCAATGCCATCCGCTGGCATACGACCGGAAGGCCGGAGATGTCAACATTGGAAAAAATCGTATTTGCAGCAGATTATATTGAACCCAGGCGTGACAGAGCGGCGAATCTGGCACTTGTGCGGTCGGTGGCATTTGTAGACTTAGATGAGTGTATTTACCAGATACTTAGGGAAACCTTGGAATATCTGGAAGGAAAGGGCAATTTTGTGGACTCCATATCAAAGCAGGCATATGCTTATTATAAGCAGGTTCACAAAGATAAGAAGGGAGAACAAGGATGATTCAGTCAGTTGAGATGGTAAAAACCGCTTATGCGGCTTTATCGGATAAGAAAGGGGAAGATATCAGAATCATTGATATCCGTAAAGTATCTGTGATGGCAGACTATTTTATTATTGCCAGCGGTACCAATACAAATCAGGTACAGGCCATGGTTGACAACGTAGAGGAAGAGCTTGGGAAAAAAGGATTTGTCTGCAAACAGGTAGAAGGCTATCAGTCTGCGAACTGGATCCTGATGGACTACGGCGATATCATTGTCCATGTATTTGACCGTGATAATCGTTTGTTCTATGATTTAGAAAGAATCTGGAGAGATGGTAAAACAATTGAGGCTGAAGATTTAGAAGCCTTGTCATAGTTACTGTTAAAACTGAATCGAGTAAGGTAAAACGGCTTAACAGTACCTGTGAGCCGTTTTTAT is a window of [Clostridium] saccharolyticum WM1 DNA encoding:
- a CDS encoding ribosomal-processing cysteine protease Prp — protein: MIRVTVFVDSEQHYTGIQMLGHAGSADDHQEGQEIVCAAVSALTFNMANSVEQFTGDSFEVDQEEKTGAFSFRFTSEISSGSQLLINSLVFGLQDIEEEYGEPYIKIRFKEV
- the rpmA gene encoding 50S ribosomal protein L27; translation: MLRMNLQFFAHKKGVGSTKNGRDSESKRLGAKRADGQFVLAGNILYRQRGTHIHPGINVGRGGDDTLFALVDGVVRFERKGRDKKQVSVYPKAINE
- the obgE gene encoding GTPase ObgE; the encoded protein is MFADRAKIFIRSGKGGDGHVSFRRELYVPCGGPDGGDGGRGGDIIFEVDEGLNTLSDFRHIHKYAAQDGESGGKRRCHGKDGGDLVIKVPEGTVIKDFESGKVIADMSGENRREVILKGGKGGQGNMHYATPTMQAPKYAQPGQASQELWVQLELKVIADVGLVGFPNVGKSTLLSRVSNARPKIANYHFTTLNPHLGVVDVDGGKGFVMADIPGLIEGASQGVGLGHDFLRHIERTRVLVHVVDAASTEGRDPIADIHAINKELEAYNPELLKRPQVIAANKTDAIYPDGEDPVERLKAEFEPQGVKVYPISAVSGKGVKELLYAIYELLQTVNLSPIIFEKEFDVKNLADALLPYSVEVTEDGVYVVEGPRIEKMLGYTNLESEKGFSFFQKFLKENGILEELEQAGIEEGDTVRMYGLEFDYYK
- the yhbY gene encoding ribosome assembly RNA-binding protein YhbY, with translation MTSKQRSYLKGLAMNIDPIFQIGKSSLTPEITNAVAEALEARELIKITVLKNCLDEINSLAGVLSERTHSQVVQVIGRKIVLYKQAKEENKRKIALPK
- the nadD gene encoding nicotinate-nucleotide adenylyltransferase: MGKIGIMGGTFDPVHNGHLMIGEQAYKEYGLLEVWYMPSGHPPHKKNRNVTEPATRLAMTKLAVNAHKGFVCSDFEVNRIGYTYTAQTLRLLHEAYPEHSFYFIIGADSLYEIENWYEPDQVLAQAVILTARREYEEADRSMDRQIAYLSSKYEADIRILHCGEMDISSAELRRLVAKGESIAAYVPEEVAAYIKTHGLYQELEP
- the yqeK gene encoding bis(5'-nucleosyl)-tetraphosphatase (symmetrical) YqeK — protein: MKNLILELRNDLKGRLTPSRFEHTVSVSFICTALAMRYGCDLKKAELAGLLHDCAKPYGDDEIIRKCRKQDLPLTDDELKAPVVLHAKYGAWLAEHKYGINDREITNAIRWHTTGRPEMSTLEKIVFAADYIEPRRDRAANLALVRSVAFVDLDECIYQILRETLEYLEGKGNFVDSISKQAYAYYKQVHKDKKGEQG
- the rsfS gene encoding ribosome silencing factor, whose product is MQSVEMVKTAYAALSDKKGEDIRIIDIRKVSVMADYFIIASGTNTNQVQAMVDNVEEELGKKGFVCKQVEGYQSANWILMDYGDIIVHVFDRDNRLFYDLERIWRDGKTIEAEDLEALS